A genomic window from Luteolibacter sp. LG18 includes:
- a CDS encoding CTP synthase, with translation MKYIFVTGGVVSSLGKGLAAASIGALLEHRGLKVLMQKFDPYLNVDPGTMSPYQHGEVYVLDDGAETDLDLGHYERFTSGRLSRMNNLTSGQVFDSVIKKERRGEYLGKTVQFIPHVTDEIKERIHTVSKDNPDVDVLITEIGGTVGDMEGLLFIEAIRQFSLEVGRENVCFIHVTLLPYIKAAGEVKTKPTQQSAAKLRELGIQPDIIICRTEADLDEDNRRKIAMFCNVEKKNVVAFRDVDHSIYECPLDLRRDKIDRLVVDKIGLGHTPPPALEDWEKFVQRVIHPKNKVTIAVAGKYIELQDAYKSIYESLIHAGAHHDTKVQIVRVEAEAIEERGAAEVIGEVDGILVPGGFGDRGIEGKVLAAKYARENNIPYFGICLGMQIATIEFARNVCGLAGANSTEFDKNAEHAVICLQEEQKGVEDMGATMRLGSCESILFAGTKASDLYDGSDRIHERHRHRYEVNSDYQQQLQDAGLVISSVSAKEGLVEIVELPNHPFYVACQFHPEFQSKPNKPHPLFSGFVKGALDKALAEA, from the coding sequence ATGAAATACATCTTCGTCACCGGCGGCGTCGTTTCCTCCCTCGGAAAAGGCCTCGCAGCCGCCTCCATCGGCGCCCTGCTCGAACACCGCGGCCTCAAGGTGCTGATGCAGAAGTTCGACCCGTATCTCAACGTCGACCCGGGCACGATGTCCCCCTACCAGCACGGTGAGGTGTACGTCCTCGACGACGGCGCGGAAACCGACCTCGACCTGGGCCACTACGAGCGCTTCACCAGCGGCCGTCTTTCCCGAATGAACAACCTGACCTCCGGCCAGGTGTTCGACTCGGTGATCAAGAAGGAGCGCCGCGGCGAGTATCTCGGCAAGACGGTGCAGTTCATCCCGCACGTCACCGATGAGATCAAGGAGCGCATCCACACCGTTTCGAAGGACAATCCGGACGTCGACGTGCTGATCACCGAGATCGGCGGCACGGTCGGCGACATGGAGGGACTGCTCTTCATCGAGGCCATCCGCCAGTTCTCGCTGGAAGTGGGCCGCGAGAACGTCTGTTTCATCCACGTCACCCTGCTGCCCTACATCAAGGCCGCGGGCGAGGTGAAGACCAAGCCGACCCAGCAATCCGCCGCCAAGCTCCGCGAGCTGGGCATCCAGCCGGACATCATCATCTGCCGCACCGAGGCGGACCTCGACGAGGACAACCGCCGCAAGATCGCGATGTTCTGCAACGTCGAGAAGAAGAACGTCGTCGCCTTCCGCGACGTGGACCACTCGATCTACGAGTGCCCGCTCGACCTGCGCCGCGACAAGATCGACCGCCTGGTGGTCGACAAGATCGGCCTCGGTCACACGCCGCCGCCCGCCCTCGAGGACTGGGAGAAGTTCGTCCAGCGCGTGATCCATCCGAAGAACAAGGTGACGATCGCGGTGGCCGGCAAATACATCGAGCTGCAGGACGCCTACAAATCGATCTACGAATCGCTCATCCACGCCGGTGCCCACCACGACACCAAGGTCCAGATCGTCCGCGTCGAAGCGGAGGCGATCGAGGAACGCGGCGCCGCCGAGGTGATCGGCGAGGTGGACGGCATCCTGGTTCCCGGCGGCTTCGGCGACCGCGGCATCGAGGGCAAGGTGCTCGCCGCGAAGTACGCCCGCGAGAACAACATCCCGTATTTCGGCATCTGCCTCGGCATGCAGATCGCGACCATCGAGTTCGCCCGCAACGTCTGCGGTCTGGCCGGAGCGAACTCCACCGAGTTCGACAAGAACGCCGAGCACGCCGTGATCTGCCTCCAGGAGGAGCAGAAGGGCGTGGAGGATATGGGCGCGACGATGCGCCTCGGCTCCTGCGAATCGATCCTCTTCGCCGGCACCAAGGCCAGCGATCTCTACGACGGCTCCGACCGCATCCACGAACGCCACCGCCACCGCTACGAGGTCAATTCCGACTACCAGCAGCAGCTTCAGGACGCGGGCCTCGTGATCTCGTCGGTTTCCGCCAAGGAAGGTCTGGTCGAGATCGTCGAGCTGCCGAACCATCCGTTCTACGTCGCCTGCCAGTTCCACCCGGAATTCCAGTCGAAGCCGAACAAGCCGCATCCGCTGTTCTCGGGCTTCGTGAAGGGCGCGCTGGACAAGGCGCTGGCGGAGGCTTGA
- the kdsB gene encoding 3-deoxy-manno-octulosonate cytidylyltransferase, giving the protein MNRSSSGLHLVGILPARWGSSRFPGKPLHLLAGKPLIQHVWERCLGCTKLDELYVATDDDRIRDAVLSFGGKVLMTSPDHPTGTDRLAEAVKALPQATHVINIQGDEPLIDPALIDDLAAAMIADPELPMATAANVIEDEEAISDPNVVKVVLDATGHALYFSRSPIPYRRTVPAGLAVYRHKGLYGYKRDFLERFVTWPPSVLEQTESLEQLRALENGARIKVLITEDDSIGLDTPEQAPLVESLLLSSR; this is encoded by the coding sequence GTGAACCGTTCCTCTTCCGGCCTCCATCTTGTCGGCATCCTCCCAGCCCGCTGGGGGTCCTCCCGCTTCCCCGGAAAGCCCCTCCACCTTCTCGCCGGGAAGCCGCTGATCCAGCATGTCTGGGAGCGCTGTCTCGGCTGCACCAAGCTCGACGAGCTGTACGTGGCCACCGATGACGACCGCATCCGCGACGCGGTGCTTTCCTTCGGCGGCAAGGTCCTGATGACCTCGCCGGACCATCCGACCGGCACCGACCGCCTCGCCGAGGCCGTGAAGGCGCTGCCGCAGGCCACCCACGTGATCAACATCCAGGGCGACGAGCCGCTGATCGACCCCGCGCTGATCGACGACCTCGCCGCCGCGATGATCGCCGATCCGGAGCTGCCGATGGCCACCGCGGCGAATGTCATTGAGGATGAGGAGGCGATCTCCGACCCGAACGTCGTGAAGGTGGTGCTCGATGCCACCGGCCACGCGCTCTATTTCTCCCGCAGCCCGATCCCCTACCGCCGCACCGTGCCGGCGGGGCTCGCCGTCTACCGGCACAAGGGGCTCTACGGCTACAAGCGCGATTTCCTCGAACGCTTCGTCACCTGGCCTCCATCGGTGCTTGAACAAACCGAGTCCCTGGAGCAACTCCGCGCCCTCGAAAACGGTGCGCGCATCAAGGTGCTCATCACCGAAGACGATTCCATCGGCCTGGACACCCCCGAACAGGCCCCGCTCGTCGAATCCCTTCTTCTCTCCTCACGTTGA